GTGACACCTGCAATGCTCACCATGGCGAGATACCTGGGGCAAAGTGTACCGAGAACACTTGCAAACTACGCTACGGGCCTGTACCTGGCGATTCTTTCGCTGCAGTACCAGGCGTTTTCCAAGCGTTACGTTCCAGAGGTCATGAATTCCGTCCTTAACACACTACTAGCTCTGGCTCCGGTTGAGTATGCTGAGGAGCTCGGTTTCTTCCCGGTCCATCGCCCTACTCCGGAGATCAGGATGAAGGACGGCCAGGGGCAGACAGTAGGAAAGCTGAACTGCCATGATTGCTCATCCTCCAGTACCAAGTCTCCAAACTGCCTCAAGGTTGCCATCCTGGATACCTCACTCAAGGTACTCTCATCCGCTGCCGATTTGTGGAGCGGAAAGTCGGCATTCTTTGAGACCTTTGAAACAGCCACCAAGGTCCTTTCACACTTGACATCCAAAGCCTGCAAATCCCACCTCCCGCCGTCCATAGTCAAGGAGGCCACGCGCCTGCAGAAGCACCTCACCGCCAGCCTCAACAGCGCCCGGCTGTCGCGCCGGCCGTTGGAGCTGCACCACCACAAGCCCGTGGCGATCCGGACGTACGTGCCCAAGTTCGAGGACTCGTTCGACCCCAACAAGCACTACGACCCGGATCGGGAGCGTGCCGAGTTGGCCAAGCTGCGGGCCGAGCACAAGAAGGAGCGCAAGGGCGCGATGCGGGAGCTGCGCAAGGACGCCAACTTCATGGCGCGCGAGAAGCTCCGCATCAAGAAGGTCAAGGACGAGGCGTACGAGAAGAAGTTCCAGAGGATCGTCGCCGAGATCCAGACTGAGGAGGGTCGCGAGGCAAACGCGTACGAGCGCGAGAAGGCCCAGAGGAAGAGAGCCAGGAAGTGAGATTTTCTTTGTGGGTGAGGTGGTTGAGTTGGTGGATAGGAAACTTGTTATGGAATTCTCGTAGAGATAATCAATACCATGGCAGACAGAGCAAAATCGAACTGACACTTGGTGATCCGCATTTTATTTGTCAGGCCACGCATAGTAGATGTGGAAAAATGAGCGAACAATACGGACACGGTGCATTCTATCAAGTTGCATAAGAAATCAAAACTTTGCTTCCCGCGCCATCTCATCATTACATATCCTAGGGTCATATCAGTCGTATCTAAACTATTCTTTAGCAAACCAAAACAAATGCAAACAACAGATGCAAGGCTACCACCCTTCTACAACCGTGGCCTTCACGTGCATGCCATTGGCAGGCCTCGCCGTAACACCACCTTTTATCACGACCTTTGCCTCGTCCTGTTCCTCTGCGTGCCGCAACTTGAACTTGAAGCGCCCGATCCAGGCGGCCAGCAGCACCGCGAACTCGGCCCTGGCGAAGCCGCTCCCGATACAGCTCCTCGGGCCGTGCAGGAACGTCATGAAGGCGTAGTTGTTGGACGCGCCACCCGACGCAGCTTTCTTGCTGCCACTGGTCTTTTGGTTGTCCGACTCGGAGCCGTCCGCGTTCTCGCTACCGCCGCCGTTTGCCGCCGTCTTATCCTCGTCCAGCCACCTCTCGGGCTtgaactggtcggcgtcggggCCCCAGAGCTCCTTGGACTTGTTGATGGCCCAGATGCCGATGAAGATGCGGGTGCCCTTTGGCACAAAGTTGCCCAGAATGCTCGTGTCGCGGGCCGCGTCCCTGATGGTCAGGGGTACGGGGCCAAAGTAgcgcaggatctcgttgCAGACGGCGTTGAGGTACGGCATGCTGTCGATGTCGGCGCTTGTGACGTCCTCGCCCGACTCTGGCGACGGCAGCCGGCTCCTGATTTCTTCCCGCAGCCGGTCCTGCACCTCGGGGTACCGCGAGAGCATGTAGATACCCCAGGtcatggcggtggcggtcgTCTCGTgcccggcggcgaggaaggTCATGAGCTGATCTACTAGGTTATCGTCGGTGAAACCGCCGCTGCGGAGCGCGACGCTGAGTATGTTCTTGTCCTGCGGTCCCTTTTCGTCTCCAGCCGCGAGCTTCTCCTTTTGCTCCCGTACCATGTCCCGACACACGCTGCGGATGAATTTTGCGGCGTGGTGGATGTCGTTGTTACGCCGCATGGGCAGCCGCGTGATGATCCAGCCGGGTATGACCTCgtgcagcaggcccaggatctGCGCCTGGCGGGACGGCTTGAATAGGGAGTGGTAGGTTGAGATCAGCTGGCTTGTCGGGTCCCGGATGGCTCCAAAGTCGCGACCCAGGCCggcgacgccgacgatgtCGAGCGTGGCGCGCGAAGCCCATTGGCTAACCTCCATGAATGCCGTGCCGGAGGGCAGCTGGGAGTTGGCCATGTCGTCCTCCGTCTGCATGGTTTGGGCAGCGGCGCCGTTGCTACCCTTGCCTTGCTGCTGGTGGGCGCGTTCAGAGTCCTGCAAGACCTCAGTAGTCATGGCCTGGATGGCTTCGCGCGATTTGGACCAAAAGATAGGGTACAGGTCCTTGGTGTGACGGAAAGCAAAGGCCGGGTTCAGGTTGCGGCGCTGGGCCTTGTGCTCGTCGCCCTCGGCCAGAAGGATGCCGATACCGAGGATGCGCCCGATGGTGGTGCGCATCTGCGCCGGTTTGGCAAAGTCATAGTTCTTGGTGACCAAGACCTCTGCGAGGGCCTTG
The Pyricularia oryzae 70-15 chromosome 1, whole genome shotgun sequence DNA segment above includes these coding regions:
- a CDS encoding cytochrome P450 97B3, translated to MLGSKFRPITIIAVVGAYILTLRQERWSILCFVQYFIGTWLASFSCWGLWATQFYPKFFSPLRHLPEPKGNSFWHGQFKKISAEPGGAPMLEWVHTVPNEGLIKYKGLFNRERLLPVSPKALAEVLVTKNYDFAKPAQMRTTIGRILGIGILLAEGDEHKAQRRNLNPAFAFRHTKDLYPIFWSKSREAIQAMTTEVLQDSERAHQQQGKGSNGAAAQTMQTEDDMANSQLPSGTAFMEVSQWASRATLDIVGVAGLGRDFGAIRDPTSQLISTYHSLFKPSRQAQILGLLHEVIPGWIITRLPMRRNNDIHHAAKFIRSVCRDMVREQKEKLAAGDEKGPQDKNILSVALRSGGFTDDNLVDQLMTFLAAGHETTATAMTWGIYMLSRYPEVQDRLREEIRSRLPSPESGEDVTSADIDSMPYLNAVCNEILRYFGPVPLTIRDAARDTSILGNFVPKGTRIFIGIWAINKSKELWGPDADQFKPERWLDEDKTAANGGGSENADGSESDNQKTSGSKKAASGGASNNYAFMTFLHGPRSCIGSGFARAEFAVLLAAWIGRFKFKLRHAEEQDEAKVVIKGGVTARPANGMHVKATVVEGW